A genomic region of Cannabis sativa cultivar Pink pepper isolate KNU-18-1 chromosome 1, ASM2916894v1, whole genome shotgun sequence contains the following coding sequences:
- the LOC115705186 gene encoding 3-oxoacyl-[acyl-carrier-protein] synthase II, chloroplastic, whose protein sequence is MAASSVTSPLCTWLVAAACMSSVTCDRDHSSSTPSMSRSSRRLSKWARRRKVVMAQCSSGSSEFNKRGFLIPSFSGSSIQGLMSSCLAFEPCNDYYNSTGLSSLSSNGFSSLFRSKDVAPTNRRQRRINRAAYSGETVSVAVQPTEEVTAKKKPFTKQRRVVVTGMGVVTPLGHELDTFYNNLLEGVSGISEIETFDCAQFPTRIAGEIKSFSTDGWVAPKLSKRMDKFMLYMLTAGKKALADGGITEELMNELDRTKCGVLIGSAMGGMKVFNDAIEALRISYRKMNPFCVPFATTNMGSAMLAMDLGWMGPNYSISTACATSNFCILNAANHIIRGEADLMLCGGSDAAIIPIGLGGFVACRALSQRNSDPTKASRPWDTNRDGFVMGEGSGVLLLEELEHAKKRGAKIYAEFLGGSFTCDAYHMTEPHPDGAGVKLCIEKALTQAGVAKEDVNYINAHATSTPAGDIKEYKALVHCFGKNAEIKLNSTKSMIGHLLGASGAVEAVATIQAIRTGWVHPNINLENPDDGVDRNLLVGSTKERLDIKVALSNSFGFGGHNSSILFAPFE, encoded by the exons ATGGCGGCCTCTTCAGTTACATCTCCTCTCTGCACGTGGCTCGTTGCGGCGGCTTGCATGTCGTCGGTCACGTGCGATAGGGACCATTCCTCTTCGACCCCATCTATGTCTCGCTCTTCAAGGAGACTCAGCAAGTGGGCTCGGAGAAGGAAGGTAGTAATGGCTCAATGCAGTAGTGGGAGCTCTGAATTCAACAAGAGGGGATTTTTGATTCCGTCCTTTAGTGGATCCAGCATTCAAGGTCTAATGAGCTCTTGCCTCGCTTTTGAGCCCTGTAATGACTACTACAACTCCACTGGACTCTCTTCTTTAAGCTCCAATGGATTCTCCTCGCTCTTCAGATCCAAGGATGTTGCCCCTACCAATCGCAGACAGAGGCGGATTAACCGAGCTGCCTATTCTG GGGAGACAGTTTCTGTTGCTGTGCAACCCACCGAGGAGGTTACTGCAAAGAAGAAACCTTTTACAAAGCAGAGGCGAGTAGTTGTAACTGGGATGGGCGTGGTGACTCCCCTAGGTCATGAATTAGATACCTTTTACAATAATTTGCTTGAGGGTGTCAGTGGCATAAGTGAGATAGAGACCTTTGATTGTGCTCAATTTCCAACG AGAATTGCAGGAGAGATAAAGTCGTTCTCGACCGATGGATGGGTTGCACCAAAACTATCCAAGAGGATGGATAAATTTATGCTCTACATGCTTACTGCTGGCAAGAAAGCCTTAGCTGATGGTGGAATTACAGAAGAGTTAATGAATGAGTTAGATAGGACTAAATGTGGTGTTTTGATTGGCTCTGCTATGGGTGGCATGAAG GTTTTTAACGATGCAATTGAAGCTTTAAGGATTTCATACAGGAAGATGAATCCTTTCTGTGTCCCTTTTGCTACTACAAATATGGGTTCTGCCATGCTTGCAATGGATCTG GGATGGATGGGTCCAAATTATTCAATCTCTACTGCTTGTGCTACAAGCAACTTTTGTATCTTAAACGCAGCTAACCACATCATTAGAGGTGAAGCT GATCTGATGCTTTGTGGTGGCTCAGATGCAGCAATTATACCTATTG GCTTGGGGGGCTTTGTGGCTTGCCGAGCACTTTCACAACGAAACAGCGATCCAACCAAAGCTTCACGTCCTTGGGACACT AACCGAGATGGATTTGTCATGGGGGAAGGATCTGGAGTTTTACTTCTTGAAGAGTTAGAGCATGCCAAG AAGAGAGGTGCTAAAATCTACGCTGAATTTCTTGGTGGAAGCTTCACATGTGATGCATACCACATGACTGAGCCACATCCTGATG GGGCTGGTGTAAAGCTCTGCATAGAGAAGGCGTTAACTCAGGCTGGAGTAGCCAAGGAAGATGTAAATTACATTAATGCACATGCTACATCCACACCAGCAGGAGATATTAAAGAGTACAAAGCTTTGGTTCATTGTTTTGGCAAGAATGCAGAG ATAAAGCTAAACTCGACAAAATCCATGATCGGTCATCTTCTTGGTGCATCTGGCGCTGTGGAAGCTGTTGCAACGATTCAG GCGATAAGAACAGGATGGGTTCATCCAAACATCAACTTGGAAAACCCAGATGACGGTGTG GATAGAAATTTGCTAGTGGGATCAACTAAAGAGAGGCTAGACATTAAAGTGGCACTATCAAATTCATTTGGTTTCGGTGGTCATAACTCCTCAATCTTGTTTGCTCCTTTCGAATGA